The nucleotide window CTACTGCAGTACGTGTTGTTGGCAATACAAATCGGCCCTTCGTCGCCATCTTACCCCGCTACCGTGCCACGCCAGACTACTCCACAATTGCGACAATCCTCTTGCTCCACCCAATGTTCTCTCGCACGCACGCATGCAAATGGATCGAATGCATAGCCCTGTCTAGCTCAAAACGCGCAATGGATACCCTTTATGATGCGAAAAGGCGTTGCGTGGACTGTCGGCATTCAATCCGTATAGCATGATTTTGGCGTGGGTGTTTGTCTTTTGAACGCATTTGAATAATCTCATTCGAGTCTGGTATATCACCATTAATCATGGCATTGTCGAAGAAACGCACAAGAAGTTCTGCGGCTCGTTCGCCTACGAGATCTTTGCCTGATAAGAGGATGAAGGTACAAGACGAATTTCAGCGAAGGAAATCAGTACCACGGCCGCCTGAACGACAACATGCGTTGTTGTTGCATGCAGCTCGTCAACCATATGACCTCGCCACAAGCCATGCCACTCCAGTCATCAAGCTTGGGACTGAGCTGTTGGTCAGGGTGGAAGCCATAGGACTAAACCCAATCGATTGGAAAGCCCCGTAAGTTTTGAACGTGGCGTCACTGCTGTATCTACGTCTGCTAACATCGAAAAGTGATTTCGGTTTTGGCATCCCAACACTGCCATACATAGCAGGTCGCGAGTTTGCCGGCACCGTCATCAAAGTAGGCACTACTTCGCCCTCTCGGTTACAGCCCGGCGACCTTGTAACCGTGCCATCAACCGACTACCGTGACCTCCGCAAGGCTGCCTACCAACAATACAGCATCGCCTCCTCCTTCAACACCATCCGGATCCCACGAGACATCTCTGTAAACTCCGGCAGCATTATCGGCGTAGCCTTCGTATCCGCCGTACTCGCCCTAGGAATATGCATGGGCGTCAACTTCTCCGACATTGAAAACGGCCCCAACCTCCTCGAAACCGTCCGAAAGGTAGATCCAGAATCGCTCCCAGTGGATATTCGTCAAGAATGTCTTTCCAGCATCTCGACCACTGAACGCGCCAAGCCAGGAGATTTCCTCGTAGTCTGGGGCGGCAGCTCAACCTGCGCACATGTGGCAAAGCAACTCGCACGTCTCGCCGGCTTGAGAATCATCTCTGTGGTTGATACGGCGAAACATGGACTCCGTCTCTCGACCACGGATCGCATCCGTAGTGATCTTATCGTGGACTCGCATGACCCACAGCGCGCTATCGACATTATTCGCGCCAGCACGGGCAATACAGCGCGTTTCGGTTTCGACACCATCGGCAAGGAAACAGCCGCCCATCTCCTCAGTTCACTGGCTCATCCAAACGAAAATTCCAAACTGCCATCTCGCGCCGGTGCTAAACCTCCGACTCCGCCGTCTACTCCGCTAGATGAGAAGCCGCAGGTACTGCGCTCGCATTTGGTGGGTATGACGGGCTTGCCCAAGACGGATCTGCCAGAAGGTGTTGTACTACATAGTGTTCCGATTAAGCTTTACCACGAGGTGCCTGAAGTGGGTGAGGAGCTGAGCGCGTGGTGTGAGAGGTTGCTACTTAAGGGTCTTTTGGTGCCGCCGGATGTTGTGGGGGTTGTCAAGGGGTTGGATGGGATTAATGCGGGGTTAGATCggatgaggaggagggagATTAGTGGGGGGGAGATTAGTTGCTGTTCTTGATTGAGGGGCTGAAAAGTGATAGATGGGGTTTAGATGAGCGTGGGCGGTTTCTTGTGTTTCGTTAGATGTATTTAGGTTACAGTATACGAAGGTTGCATCAGTATATAACAAAATTCGCAACGCTTTTTCCATCGATTACATAGCGAACACTTGGTGCAGTATATACATTACAATCTTTCAGATCTACATTCACTAGCTTAACAGATACTTCTCTACAAGCACACCACATTATTATCCCCCACATTACCACAACCATCTCACAACTTCCCCACCCCACGCCctccctctctctctccatcCCTCTTAACAATAACCTCATCCACCTGCTCAATCGCCGTCAACTTCTCCCCAAACCCACTAATCACCACCCAAGCCGGCCAAAGCGACACCCCCCAAAGCGCAAAATTCCAATACACACCCCCCCACCTCGGCAAAAACCTTAATACTAGTAACTCCATAACTAACCGCCTGCCACGCACTCTCCGTGCCCCTAAGTAGCGCCGCATACCGAATAACctgttcttcatcttccGCCAGATTCCCAATCACAAAGTACAAAAACAGGTAGTTCAGCTGGAACCCGACGGTTAGGAAGATGAAGACGGCGAAGGCGCGGCCAAAACCGTGCGACGCCCAGTCGTACGTGGGCTGCGAGTCGCGGAATTGCGTTACTAGGATCGTCGCCCAGAGCCACCAGGCGCCTTGTAAGATAGCGATGACGAAGAAGGAGGTGCGGGCGCGGGTTCGCAGGGCGATTGTTGTGCGGTCGAGGTAGGCGCCTAGGAGGTTGCCGCAGATTACGGCGATGATGCCGGAGAGGAAGGAGCCTAGGGCTCGGGCGCGGACGGAGAACCATACTTTTCTCTCGTTAGTAAAGGTTATCTTTTCATTTGATATGAAATGGAGATACTCACAGGCCAGATACGTAAAATACACCGCCTCAGCGAAAACCGCCTGTCCAATCCACAACAAGATCAACAAGAACTTCTTCGTACAAAACAGTCTCGCTGTCTCTTTGAGTTCAAACCATGGATCCTTGGCAATTCTCAACACCACTTTTTTGCCATCCTTTCGCTCCACCTGATCCGGTTTATTCAGGAACCATCCGACCACAGGTCCAATACACTGCAGCGCGATAAAGATGAGATACACGGTATACGTGACTTTACCAGCCTGGTCGCGGTCGGCGTTAAGGCCTAGGTTTATGGCGCCGCCGAGGATCTGGCCGGCGAGACGGTAGGTGAGCCAGTAGCCGAGTGCTTTTCCTTTATTCCAGGGTTCGGGATAGGCGATTGCGATTGCGGCTTCGGCCATCCAGAAGAGGCCCGCGGAGAGACCACAGAGAGAGGAGCCGAGGTAGATGAACCATTCTGTGCCGAAGCGGTTGTTGGTGTACTGCGTGTGAGTGTTAGAAGATAAAGATGCTGGGTAGAAAGCCGGAGATTTGGGGAGAGAGGTGggaagagaagaagacgTACAAGAGCAGCAGCATAAGGCGCGTATCCAACCCTAAACAAAACATTAATCGACCAAACCTGGATTTGCCAGTGGAGATGGAAAACTTACGTTCCTAACATCAAAGCACCTTTGATTCCAACATACTTAACAATCACACTGCTAAAGTAACAGCTCACCACCATCAAGCAAAACGTAAGCGCATTCCCGGCATTCACCAGATGCGGTGACTGCGCGCCTCCAGCTCCTAGACTGTTCATTGCGCCCCATATTCCTGGTGCGCTGAAGTTGCATAATCCGAGAACAGTGATGTTGAAGAACGTGGATCGGTACCATCGTACTGTTTTTTTGGCAGTTAGAAAGTGTAGTTCTGGCAAAAGAACAGACGGTTCAAGACACGTAACAAACGAACCTGGATAATCGCGTCTCTGCTGAACACTAACATCGCTCGCCGACTCTACAGACGGAATCTTGTCGGTATCCGCCATGCTGATTCTGTTGCTGCCACTGGGCGTAGGAAGGTATAGCGATGCGAAAATACGTGGCAACCCTTCTCCAGAAAGAAGATAGCAACAATAAGCCTCCCTACCAACTTCAATCCCTCAAGTAACGCAGGAAAGTAAACTCTACATACAAAAGCCCACGCCTACTCTCACCTACCCATGCCCTCCCCATCATCTGTCTCGCTTCTGAAGCCAACCACAGCAACGTGCTCTAACCCGCCCAAGTGGCGTGCTTTTGCATGCGTACGCCGTCATCCCGACTACATGGATGCCGGCGCCGTGATAACCATAGCAAACGGCCCTGCCTTCCTCCGGTAATCGGGACGCATAATCCTGCGTTTGGGCGTAAAAAACGGTGTGCGATTATCCGCCGTGTTGTGTGTTGGAGATGAGGGCGGGTGAGTTTGGTTTGCTTTTCGGCCCGATTCATGCGTGTCGACAATTTGAGGTGATAGCACGCCATTTGGCGCGGGATACGCGGTACGGAGGGTCCTTTGACTCTCGGTTTCTCCACTTGTGCGTATGCAGGGCAGGGCCGTGAGATGGTAGAAGCGGGGTAGCTGGGTTTGTTGGAGTCGTTGTGGTTCGAATGGGATGAGGATGCTGTCGCTGACGGAATTCGGAGAGCACATGTTGTGATTTAAGATTCGGTGTGGTGGCTTCCGGTTTCAAAGGGTGATGGTCAGTGCGTGGAGGGGCGTTTATCTGGCATCGAGATGGGGTTGCGTGGATGAGGCTGGGTTAAGACTATGTTGACGACTACGTTGACTAAGATGAAGATATGTGTGAATCACGTGCGCACGAGGAAAGCACAACATGTAACGCGAAACTTGCAAACTACCCGATAAGGAAAGGTCATGACTTCTTCTGCGCCCCTGGAAGATCCCACCACTTCTCATGTAGATCTTTGAGGTCAACTTCTTGAGGTGGTCTCAGATACGCAGTAAGGTCTCTGGACTCATCCAGCTCTGCCTGTGTA belongs to Pyrenophora tritici-repentis strain M4 chromosome 10, whole genome shotgun sequence and includes:
- a CDS encoding Qor, NADPH:quinone reductase and related Zn-dependent oxidoreductase; translated protein: MALSKKRTRSSAARSPTRSLPDKRMKVQDEFQRRKSVPRPPERQHALLLHAARQPYDLATSHATPVIKLGTELLVRVEAIGLNPIDWKAPDFGFGIPTLPYIAGREFAGTVIKVGTTSPSRLQPGDLVTVPSTDYRDLRKAAYQQYSIASSFNTIRIPRDISVNSGSIIGVAFVSAVLALGICMGVNFSDIENGPNLLETVRKVDPESLPVDIRQECLSSISTTERAKPGDFLVVWGGSSTCAHVAKQLARLAGLRIISVVDTAKHGLRLSTTDRIRSDLIVDSHDPQRAIDIIRASTGNTARFGFDTIGKETAAHLLSSLAHPNENSKLPSRAGAKPPTPPSTPLDEKPQVLRSHLVGMTGLPKTDLPEGVVLHSVPIKLYHEVPEVGEELSAWCERLLLKGLLVPPDVVGVVKGLDGINAGLDRMRRREISGGEISCCS
- a CDS encoding MFS-1 multi-domain protein, with translation MADTDKIPSVESASDVSVQQRRDYPVRWYRSTFFNITVLGLCNFSAPGIWGAMNSLGAGGAQSPHLVNAGNALTFCLMVVSCYFSSVIVKYVGIKGALMLGTVGYAPYAAALYTNNRFGTEWFIYLGSSLCGLSAGLFWMAEAAIAIAYPEPWNKGKALGYWLTYRLAGQILGGAINLGLNADRDQAGKVTYTVYLIFIALQCIGPVVGWFLNKPDQVERKDGKKVVLRIAKDPWFELKETARLFCTKKFLLILLWIGQAVFAEAVYFTYLALWFSVRARALGSFLSGIIAVICGNLLGAYLDRTTIALRTRARTSFFVIAILQGAWWLWATILVTQFRDSQPTYDWASHGFGRAFAVFIFLTVGFQLNYLFLYFVIGNLAEDEEQVIRYAALLRGTESG